The DNA region CCTACCCTTGCGAAAATAAACATATACGAGTATACTTCCATATCTACTCtgatttaatgcatttaaattgTGTTATTTGGACTTACTAACATTGTACTTAATGTATAAACagtatagaatatatatatgtaactgTGTGTGATTGCTGTCAGCCAGTGCCGGGGTTGCAAAAAGATTTACAGCAAGATGTTTCATTTCTACAAAATTCAAATGGTCACAGCACCTCCCAGTGGCCACCCAGAGGAAAAATTTGCTGCTCACAAtagtcttttctttgtctcatcaGAAATAAATTATCATCTTATTTAGAGATAACTGAATTCTGACTTGTCTCTCCTAACACAATTATTGTCTACATTTGGTATCAAATACATCTTATGTGTACCTGATGTatgcattttattcatttattaatataGGGgcagtggagagatgacaggaattgaagggagagagtgatggagggggtgacatgcaacaaaggtctgcaGCCGGAATCAAACTGCTGATTTTGCGGTTATATGGCATGTGTCTTAACAAGTAGGCTACTGGGGCGAAGATCAGCTGTGataatgcacaaaatatttattgGAAATTTAAACACAATAGggataaaacatgtaaacaatcCATCCAAACCTGATGTGcattgaaaaagaaaactaaaataatgatCACTAGAGACATTTCTGATATTGTGCAAGCTCATTTATAAgccaatcatgttttcttttcatgtttcttactgttattttgaattttaaCTTCCTCTGGGCAAACACTTCTAAATATTACAGAATGTTTCAAGATTCACAGTTCCAcatactgacaaaaaaaatctatgctGATAGAGAATTACTTATTGAGTCATTTAAAGACATATCTGTACTGGTTTCGAGGTggtgctctctgctgatttccaactttcttccAACTTTCTTCCAACAAACTAAAGCATTACccccttttttttataatcattgGCTGTGATGCGAGCTACACGAGGTTCGCTGGCTGCGCAATGAAGAAAACTGACATAAACCAATAGACCTCCGTCATAAATCCAGTGTTAAGGGAACATTGTTTATGCACTTGAGTGGGCCTAAATTTTTGTTCTTGTGAGAAAGTGAAAGATAAGCTTTATGTTCAACAATAATACCTGAAACTaaaagcagtgtgtttgtgcctttATATTTGCCCTTTTAATGTATGTGGAGCCTCTCCTCTttccaggtctccatggtgagaGGTCATGTGGCTCAGGTCCTGTCTGTCACGTGGAAGTCACCCTCCTGATCACATTCTtcatgttgttagttttctgtaattttttcatcctgtttttccatGCTGTAATTTTGCTTTATTGATCTATTCATATTGGGATTAATGATGTTTTGCTTTCTATTTTATGGTTGAGGTGTTACTGCAAAGTTTTACTTTCTATTTCATAAGATGTGCTACAATAACTTTGACCTTTACTTAATGTTAGGTGGGGCggagcaggtgaacccaagtgCAGATACGGGCAAGGACACAGGGATATGGTAGGAACAaggtatttatttaaaagtgagaaaaagGGAATTCAGGCTCTGGGGAAGCTTGGACTggtagctgggaacctggggctgggGCTGAGGCTGGTAGCCAGGAACCAGGAACTGAAACAAGCTGGGACAAGGGGAGCAGGTCTGGAGAGGAGTCTGTGGGGGCAAAGCTAAATAGAGCAAGAGTGCAGAATAGGGAAGCAGGGCTGACAAGACGACAGGAGACAGGGACTGGAGACAGGGACTGGAGACAGGGACTGGAGACAGGGACTGGAGACAGGGACTGGAGACAGAGCAGAAGGGATGGTGCAGAGGTGACAATTTGGCAGTGTAAATCTGGCAGGGCTAAGTTTAAGTAGAGGTCTTGATTATGGAACGGGTTGCAGCTGGTGgggctctgctctgactccagcacacctgtctccTCTCATACAATCACTCACTATAACACAACACAGGTCTGCAGATACGTCTTTGTGTTAAAATTTGCAGAGAAATTTTAAATGCAATTCAACCATGTGTTCATTTACACAAGTGCTTCATAACTGGCCACATGATGGTGCTATTTGTTCCATGTTTGAATATGTTAAGCACATCCCCAAGTGGGAATCTGGGTTTCAAGATTTTTGTTACATTAGGTGCCTCACTTGCAAGGAAacatgtgaggagagaggaatcaaggaaatatgtttttagagacatgagacgtcctttcctctgaTGATGGCAGCAGCTTATCAGTCGGCTTTAATTGTATCTTACATAACTCATGGGGAAAACATGGTTAAATACAGTAGACTGTCTTGTTTTCGAGGTATTAGACAGTATGGCTCCTCCCCCACTCTGTACTTACATAACATGAAATACAAGCCAAACTACTAGAGCAACAACTACAGGAGATTGTTTTATTCCAAGAAGACAAAGTAGTTTTAGCCAATCTGCTTTTTCTGTCAGAGCCTCTCAGGATTGGAACGATTTACCGCAACACATAAGAAACTGAAACTGTGCCAACTACCATTCATTTGCTACAATATTAAGAGCCTGGTTCATTAGAAATCAAACCTGTGAACACTAGAACAGTGAGgtgtttttgatgttgtttgttgtgttacTTGTCATTATTATGCTTAGTGTAAGAGCTGCTCTTGTTTATCATAGGCTTTGTATGTAATATCCACACTTCACCAGTCCTGACATTATGTTGTCATCCTATTTGTTGATTGTTGATTTGTGTGTCTCAAGAGCTGTCTTTCTTGTCTTCATGCAGTGCAGGCTTGTCTGTGTCGGCATATTCTCACCGCTTTTATTGTTGATTGTATTTCAGTGCTTTTATTCGTAACATTTGTGCTTCCAACTTTTTGTCTctccagggactacagatgaaaattagcctttCTGGCTAACTCTGACATCTTTTcagaaatattattaatatgcactgtccctgtcaaataaagaaataaaatttaaaaaatagaataaaataaaataaatatcaaaccCGACACTTAGGGATTTTCAGCCttacatgtgactgaatggaaatgatgataaattatgtaaaatataaatgtatttaaaatatgtttcttgttgacagacagactctccctgaGTTTAATTGTATCCATAATAACAGTGaatgggggaaataacagatcatgaaaagaaaataaactttctaataaatgaagaaagttgttgatttttaactagatggtgaatcagaaaacaaataaaatataaaatttgggagtgatacacttgagttttattagtggtggaaagtaactaagtgcatttactcaagtactgtacctAAGTACAATattgagatacttgtacttgatgttactttatacttccactccactacatttcagagggatatattgtattttctactctactacatttatttgacagctttagttacttttttagatgaagatttgacacaatggataatataacaagctttcaaaatacaacacattgttaaagatgaaaccagtggtttacaacctttttggcttttgacatcttagtAATAGTTATGATTGGGCGACACTATTTAAGCCATAACTCTAATGTAGCCTATTTCACCTTGTATATGGTCACATAGTTAAATAactaatgttacacaacagcgtTTGCACTACAATGTGTCTCaaggataaaacatgagacgCTACTTTTGCTGCAAAGAAAGTTGGGAAAGAGGCCGTGATGAGCCCTGGTAACCCGACGTGTCATTCATAAAAAGGTAGAATTAGTTATAACTGACCGgcctgatgtgtgtagaggtgtgtgtggttattcaGCAGAAGCCTGGAGCCAGATGCATAAACCCTGTGtatattcatgactaaaactgtttgtatgcacaaagccagaaacatgcatacgcattcttttcatcacaagcctcatttccacttCCACAAtgagccataaatggatgaaaacacgctctgaaccagctgttttcatatcaacatgatGTCTGCTCCACCAATGTGTGCAGCTGCAATGGAGGAAACtccagcttcactgtgcagtgGAGGCACAACACAAGAGGTCGGTAGTTACCAGTTTACCTAACTCCCAGGCACAAGAAACCTAGGTCTCCTGAGATGCCGATAACTGTACTTACTTGAATAAAAAAGTGTTGGCACATGTATCTGATGATTGTTTATCACTGAATACCATCTATCATGCAGATTCTGATTCAGATTGAGAGATAAAAACTATTATAGGGTCCTCGCCTAAGggtgtttttcatgtgtttgtttgtttctttctttctttctttctttctttctttctttctttctttctttattattacaggacatcacacctaaatttgacctcctaaacatgctcaaaaactcaccaaatttggcacacacatcaggtctgatttgataaaatgtaaaaattaacccctaaagttccataatgtgctctctagcgccacctatgtaactaaaatggccccCCACTgcccgtaggaatgttgtagagagaacaaaccaaaactcaatcaTTCGTCTCACCAAGACCTACAAATCTGacacatctgaaatgtgaccctgactacacaaaaggttggaaaccactggtttcatctttaacaatgtgttgtattttaaaagcttgttatattatccattgtgtcaaatcttcatctgaaaagtaactaaagctgtcaaataaatgtagtggagtagaaagtacaatatttccctctgaaatgtagtggagtggaagtataaagtagcgtctaatggaaatactcaagtaaagtacatgtacctcaaaattgtatttaagtgcagtacttgagtaaatgtacttaattactttccaccactaattaaactcaagtgtatcactcccatgttttatattttatgttttctgattcatcaaaaaaaatctctcatttgtcggtctgatcaacaagaGAACCACAAACAACTTTCTTctttaattattaataagaaagtttttttcttgtcaggatctgttatttcctccattaactgtatgtattatgtataaAATTAAACTCAGGGAGAGTCTGTCAGTCAGCAAGAAACATCCCTGAgtgtcgggtttgatatgagttataTGAGAtataatttcaattttccctgaaacatttaccCTAATAtataatttccagtgttcaaaagacactctgatcatattctgggttaggaataattattaattaattaattcacaatcagaatttcaatagatacagacacaaataaataatacctggttcatgtgcctctgagcaggacacagtacactgtataaatgcagaatgcaggtttattcatgtgcaggtgtttgttaaacaggtaacaggctacagagagaaaacaactgCTCTGGCAGTGATACCTGTGAGCCTTTTTATAAGTATTATCACAGTGCACATGTCTTCAGACTCAAACTTAATCAAAAgtctctacagctgttaaaggcGACTGATCAGCTGCAGCCGTCATTAGAGGAAAGGACGCATCATTTCtccaaaaaacatatttcctcgtttcctctctcatGGCTTGGTTTCCTTGTTTGAAAGTGAGAAGAAAGTGAGGGAAACATGGATACAATTTAAGGGACTTGAGATGCACTTGATGTAACAAAAGTCTTGAAACACAGATTCCTCCTGGGGATGTGCTTAACATATTCAAACATGCAACAAATAGCACCATCATGTGACCAGTTATAAAGCACTGGTTTAACTGTTGAACTCTTTGTTCATACAACAGTCCTGCAAATTTTGATGGTATTTCACCTGTAGGTGACGTTACagtacaaataaaactttaaatgacTTGGTAAGTAATTCTCTATCAGCACAGATCTTTTTTGTTAGTATGTGAAACTGTGGATCTTGAAATACTATAATATATGGAAGTATACTTAAGTACTTTTATCTTCACAATGGTAGGGTGGGAACATTTGGGATCAAAACCCTTTGACTGAAAAAATACAACcaagaattttttaaaacacaaatatttaattcatgtATTCCATTAAGTGCTGACAGAGGAATAAGTTCATTGGGAGTGAGACACTGAGGAATTTCTTGCTATGCCTACTGAAGCAATGGAACCTAGAATACCAATAGCTCCCATTCCAGCTGCAGCCTCTGCAGCCTTCTGCACCTGTGAagataacacacagacacacaaaacatgaatttatttgCCAGAAACATAGTATACTATGTATACTACCCCCCATCTCGATTATGAAtacatgaaatactgtattgaCTGGTAGATAGtaattttaatgtaaatcataATATAATCCTACACTTCTTTCCCTGCTGGCAATTGTTCTTGTatgaaaaataccttttttatgattttaaagaCAATTGTGTGAGACAGAAATATTTTGCAGTATTCATCACTTGTAATGTGACTGTAACTTCTGAGGTTTTCCGGTGGTAAAACATCCTGCTACTTCCACCTTAAccactgacagaaaatattatttccatAACCACAAGAGGTCATTTGtcaggaaaatgtaaatgtaggtTGTTTTAAGCTTATGAACAAAAGACTAATGCTGTTGTTTCTCAAGTCTCTTCAGACTACTTCAGACTGTATTCTGGCTTTTTTCAGACCAGAACATACTACACTTTTCTCACCCAGAACTCCCTCCACAACTGTTGAAAAAtctaataaattaatatataattagagctgcaagCATCAATAAGGTGACAGGGCTTCAGTCTTCAGATTCAATCATgaagtgaaaaaatgtgaaacacattTGTTCAGATTTCATGGCGTGACTAAGACACATCacaatcaaaaacaataaattcaatTATTAAAGAAATagaattatcattttaaaatctcatatgcatatattaaagggaaaaaataaacagatttttttcacttaatttcCAGGTTCCTGTATAATTAAGCATTTTAAATCCATATAAACCATCGAGAGGCAAATTACAAATTGTGGATCCACCTACATACCTGAAGAGACAGGGCGTTGCCATAACGGCACTTGGTGGCGAAGTGCTCACAGTTCGAACTGAAGATACTGTACTCCACATCCTTACCCACCATTGAAAGGGCTTCTTCCACAATTTCCTCCTTTGGCTTGGGGTCCCACTTGTTGTCGTGTTTGTTACTTATTTTCCAACTATCGTTGTTGACCACATCTTTGAGTTTGTCTTTCATGATTTGGCCACTCACAGAACCTCCTGACACAGATGATGAAGCCCCTGAACTGTCTATTCCTAAGTATGAGGGCATGACAAAGAGGACCACAAGTCATAGAAGGTAAATGCAATGAAAGTTGTAACATGTTTTACGATGAGTTTTGTACGTATACTGttgattttatcatttaagtttatgaaaattgaataaaatgttggttacattaaccaaataaaaataatcagtcTGCACTCAGGTCTGCAGGACAATGCATTTTGGCTGCTATATGATGGTCTTTACTGGGACTGATCAGTGTTTGGGAGTAGCAGTACTGGCACTGCAGTGTAAAGAAATGACTCACCAGGGATTGTCTTGTGAACAACGTACCCATCACCAATGCTCACAGCCCAGTGCTGATAGGTTAAATGGTCGATTTCTATCAAGTCACCAGGTTCTGGTTCTTCCTCCTTTGCTACTGAGGCACCCTTGGATTTGAAGATCAAGAAATTAGTACATTTAGATACAAATAAGCTCAGATTTGACATTGCTGGACTCTAGCAAAGGCACAGTTACCATACCTGTGTTCAGACATCCAAACATTAAGAGGAAGAAATTTCATCTGTAGCTTTCAAGCATGTTTGAGTGACTAATTTACATATTCAGCTCCATTTGGGCAATTTGTCAGTTGGTTTGTCTTGCATTCctaaaggttccctgtggagtttttgacctctAGTAGAGCTATGGATCAGTTTTTTATGAATGGGTGCCCATTGTTTGGCATCGTGAACATGGGTGACGTTATGCacagaaatgtacaaatgaGATCCATAAAAACTTCTTTCCAGACGCTTTTGCCCTACTAAATAGCTGAACTGTACTGTTATCAAattggactttacatttcacatcccacTTTTAATTCTCttacttttcactttcatatatttcatcaaactggatttAACATTGTACGTCACATTCAATTACTCATTACTGTTATataattcaattatttattttacatgtcacatttatttttgctcgtcaccttcatatatttcatacacttcatttctttgtccatagcacagtttaatatttcctttgtacagtcaatatttcacttaaaaatgtatataatttttatattactttgtttatttcattataaaacaAGTAAAGAACAAATCAGGAACTAACTGTTAATATATTGGCTGCAGAATGACTCTGTGTAGCACATGAACAGATTGTTTGATACTGAAATATCTAACGGTCAGCCCCTGGATTGTTGTGAATCTCCAAAATGACCATTTAATGAGAATCATTTTGAATGAACTGATTCAGgtgttaaatgttgtttttgtatttgcttGTATTTTCTCAAGTCACAGTGTTATGATCTCTCTTGGCCACTGTAAAGTTTTCTTCACAATTTTCTCATGAACTACTGTACAGGCACATGTATCTCATGATTGTTTCTCACTGACTATCATCTATCATGCAGACACTGATTCAGATGGAGAGATAAAAAAATCTAACCCTTttctattaaataaaataagttttcAGACTTGGGAGAGGTATGTGTACTCTGACTATTTACTATGATTCAAGTAATCATGGGATTTACTCACCATTGTGTGTGTTCTTAGAGTTTTGGCCTGGTTTCACTTTCCAAGAGACTCAGCACCTGAAGGAACAAAACATTAACGGATATTACTCATGAAAAGTTTGCAGAGATTTGACATCATTGTATACAGAGAGGTACAAGTGTGTGTTAGCAAGATTGGCAAGTAGATAATAGggcgcacatttcctaatttggacatcactcccagagttgggggtgttcgcCAGGGATAAAGCTGAGCCACTGACAAAGTGCTCCCaaaggactctccataacctgttgttccccttctcctttccacaaagttaggttgtaaaaaaataggcaataaatgaaaactgcaaagcaagaatcacctttgaagttcttttctacacatttattgctgtactgtctctgtgttatggttgaataaataggtagaggtctgtctgcaatgtgGTGATGAGTAAAgatttagctcagtagtcaacACAGTCATTTATGAtgtgggagactccagttcaagacctggtgtgggaaCCTCCTTTgaaagatagtttattcataaaaacttattttaacactttaatatcctaaaattaaaagcattatAAAAACAAGAACTGGATTATTATGcctatttctacttttattcaaatacaattataaataattttgcctcaacaaatatagatacaaattcaaatactgggctctctgcacatccctagtaaaTAATAAGgtaatattactttttttcttttaagtgtAGCCAAAGTAAATTTCTATGAGTTTAAACTGGCCCGGCCTGTTTTCGTCATCAAATGCTCATTGGTGAGaatttttcttccttccttcctatAAAAAATTTTCATCTAAGATTTACTGAAAGGCAAGAAGCAATTGCTTGATAACATTTACAAGCTGACAAATATCTTCCAAATATTATTCCTCAGAGTAAGCAAGCACATAACAGAACTGTTTTTATCTTACcttaaaatgtatctgcaagTTTTAACACAAAGACGTACCTGCTGACCTGTGTTGTGTTGAAGTtgttttgatgctttggcaGCTCAATGAAGTTGTAACTGAATGTGTGTAAGTCTGCATCCTGGGAGTTGAAATTTATTTGAAGTGGGTGGATCTTCAACTCAGGTCTGATTGGTTGGCACATTTAATTACAGGTGCACAGATAGCATGTCTTATGAAATAGAAAGTAAAACTCTGCAGTTACATCTCAACCATGAAATacaaaggaaaacagagagacTGCAATATGTTTAATCATTTACTGCAATATGAATAGATCAGTAAAGCAAAATTACAGTatggaaaaacaggatgaaaaatgacagataaactgataacatatatgaagaatgtgatcagGAGAACAACTTCCTGGTGATAGACAGAACCTGAGCCACATGACCtctcaccatggagacctggaaAGAGGAGAGGCTCCACCTAAACAGAGGGGAAAACTCACATCACATGATtacaaggaaaataaaaaggtaCACCCatactgcacaaacacactgctttAGTTTCAG from Thunnus thynnus unplaced genomic scaffold, fThuThy2.1 SCAFFOLD_68, whole genome shotgun sequence includes:
- the LOC137178765 gene encoding phospholipase A and acyltransferase 3-like, coding for MTWSLSSFQVSMGASVAKEEEPEPGDLIEIDHLTYQHWAVSIGDGYVVHKTIPGIDSSGASSSVSGGSVSGQIMKDKLKDVVNNDSWKISNKHDNKWDPKPKEEIVEEALSMVGKDVEYSIFSSNCEHFATKCRYGNALSLQVQKAAEAAAGMGAIGILGSIASVGIARNSSVSHSQ